From the Brachyhypopomus gauderio isolate BG-103 chromosome 5, BGAUD_0.2, whole genome shotgun sequence genome, one window contains:
- the LOC143513946 gene encoding uncharacterized protein LOC143513946, whose product MPYTVTGQPVMSTAMSVLEATENDSPSTDEASASLEPPASPASSVSYTEPAVSTPARSQTPVRRPNTGKRKRTQTDLDIGAQLLEMQAQDVRMHEQHEEHIQLLLRDCRKAREQEAELRRAELAKNVSFNRAFLGVLGELVNTMRDRRQ is encoded by the exons atgccatatacggtcaccggccagccagtaatgTCAACGGCAATGTCGGtcctggaggccacggagaatg attccccttccactgacgaggcgagcgctTCTTTGGAACCTCCCGCCTCCCCCGCATCATCCGTGTCATACACAGAACCAGCGGTCTCTACACCGGCTAGATCACAAACGCCTGTCCGGCGGCCCAATACAg GCAAGCGAAAAAGGACCCAGACGGACCTGGATATTGGCGCACAGCTTCTGGAGATGCAGGCACAGGATGTGCGGATGCACGAGCAGCATGAGGAGCACATCCAGCTGCTGCTCCGTGATTGTCGCAAGGCCCGGGAACAAGAAGCCGAGCTGAGGAGAGCGGAGTTGGcgaaaaatgtttccttcaaccgggctttcctcggggtgcttggcgaacttgtgaacaccatgcgagaccgacgccagtaa